A region from the Clavibacter sp. A6099 genome encodes:
- a CDS encoding DsbA family protein has translation MARHENEKVRAIREKARIERALDDRRRKRRRLIAQFSVAGGLVIVIAAIAGGVYLLGQSQSASAAGPSQDTTAALSTGDQVRIATEPTGVSVGAADAPVTMDVYEDYSCPHCAQYEAETGPLLDRIAATGQVRIVYHPIQIVTKYGVVAGSAAACVLAEEPDKWPAVHSALFDNHSTITDSWTHADFVTWLTTQGVTADAARTCVAEGKYSSWITSNTSDATSAGVTGTPTLRIQGDIITTVAGQDLVDALTKAGAQLPDGIAADS, from the coding sequence ATGGCCCGGCATGAGAACGAGAAGGTACGCGCGATCCGCGAGAAGGCACGCATCGAGCGCGCCCTCGACGACCGGCGCCGCAAGCGCCGCCGCCTCATCGCCCAGTTCTCCGTCGCCGGCGGCCTCGTCATCGTCATCGCGGCCATCGCCGGCGGCGTGTACCTCCTCGGCCAGTCCCAGTCGGCGAGCGCCGCGGGACCCTCCCAGGACACGACCGCGGCGCTGTCCACGGGCGACCAGGTGCGCATCGCGACCGAGCCCACGGGCGTCAGCGTGGGAGCGGCCGACGCCCCCGTCACCATGGACGTGTACGAGGACTACTCGTGCCCCCACTGCGCGCAGTACGAGGCCGAGACCGGCCCGCTGCTCGACCGGATCGCCGCCACGGGCCAGGTGCGCATCGTCTACCACCCCATCCAGATCGTCACGAAGTACGGGGTCGTCGCGGGCAGCGCCGCCGCGTGCGTCCTCGCCGAGGAGCCCGACAAGTGGCCGGCCGTGCACTCGGCCCTGTTCGACAACCACTCCACGATCACCGACTCGTGGACCCACGCCGACTTCGTCACCTGGCTCACCACCCAGGGCGTGACGGCCGACGCGGCGCGCACGTGCGTGGCCGAGGGGAAGTACTCGTCGTGGATCACGAGCAACACCTCCGACGCGACCTCGGCGGGCGTCACGGGCACGCCGACGCTGCGCATCCAGGGCGACATCATCACGACCGTCGCCGGCCAGGACCTCGTGGACGCGCTCACGAAGGCGGGCGCGCAGCTGCCCGACGGCATCGCGGCCGACAGCTGA
- a CDS encoding aldose 1-epimerase family protein, protein MPDDVTYVPRLPTGQQHELTAEVDGRFQRLVIAEVGAALRVLQVDGTDLVQSYPDHARPPFCSGIVLAPWPNRIRDGIWEQDGVTHQLDITEVDRENAIHGLLQHSPYRLAERDEVSVTLAADVHPQRGYPFALETSVRYELTGSGVRVTHVIRNVGSADAPVAVGTHPFLRVGDVPTEDLEVVIDAPTHIEVDPVRLNPTGVQAPVDGTRYDLRQGVRVRDAQLDDAWADARVVDGVTRHGVQAPDGRRTEIWADGEFTYWQVFVTPWYPVADGHVWAVAVEPMTAPADAFNSGDGLITLAPGSEWSGTWGIDLHD, encoded by the coding sequence GTGCCCGACGACGTGACGTACGTACCCCGCCTCCCCACCGGCCAGCAGCACGAGCTCACCGCGGAGGTCGACGGCCGCTTCCAGCGCCTCGTGATCGCCGAGGTCGGCGCCGCGCTCCGCGTGCTGCAGGTCGACGGCACGGACCTCGTGCAGTCCTACCCGGACCACGCGCGGCCGCCGTTCTGCAGCGGCATCGTGCTCGCGCCCTGGCCCAACCGGATCCGCGACGGCATCTGGGAGCAGGACGGCGTCACCCACCAGCTCGACATCACCGAGGTCGACCGCGAGAACGCGATCCACGGTCTGCTCCAGCACTCGCCGTACCGCCTCGCCGAGCGCGACGAGGTCTCCGTCACGCTCGCCGCCGACGTCCACCCGCAGCGCGGCTACCCCTTCGCCCTCGAGACGAGCGTGCGCTACGAGCTCACGGGCTCCGGCGTGCGCGTCACGCACGTGATCCGCAACGTCGGCTCAGCCGACGCGCCCGTCGCCGTGGGCACGCACCCCTTCCTCCGCGTGGGCGACGTGCCCACCGAGGACCTCGAGGTCGTCATCGACGCGCCCACCCACATCGAGGTGGATCCCGTGCGCCTCAACCCCACGGGCGTCCAGGCTCCGGTCGACGGCACCCGCTACGACCTGCGCCAGGGCGTGCGCGTCCGCGACGCGCAGCTCGACGACGCGTGGGCCGACGCCCGCGTGGTCGACGGCGTCACCCGCCACGGCGTGCAGGCGCCCGACGGCCGCCGCACCGAGATCTGGGCCGACGGCGAGTTCACCTACTGGCAGGTCTTCGTCACGCCGTGGTACCCCGTCGCCGACGGGCACGTGTGGGCGGTCGCGGTGGAGCCGATGACGGCGCCGGCCGACGCGTTCAACTCGGGCGACGGCCTCATCACGCTCGCGCCCGGATCCGAGTGGTCGGGCACCTGGGGCATCGACCTGCACGACTGA
- a CDS encoding VOC family protein produces MTDTSATTAALDSITGVHHVRLSVTDLGRSRAFYEGVLGLTPAIESEGDASDPAVREDPAQYFGGVIYGVGSQLLGLRPIADGGAADGGAADVGAAFDPAARGLDHVSLQVGSRDDLVRAAALFEERGIAHGEVIDFPTGMSILSVQDPDDINVELVVAG; encoded by the coding sequence ATGACCGACACCAGCGCGACCACCGCAGCCCTCGACTCCATCACCGGCGTGCACCACGTGCGCCTCTCCGTCACCGACCTCGGCCGCTCGCGCGCCTTCTACGAGGGCGTGCTGGGCCTGACCCCCGCCATCGAGAGCGAGGGCGACGCGAGCGACCCCGCCGTGCGCGAGGATCCCGCCCAGTACTTCGGCGGAGTGATCTACGGCGTCGGCTCGCAGCTGCTCGGCCTCCGTCCCATCGCGGACGGCGGGGCCGCGGACGGTGGGGCCGCGGACGTCGGCGCCGCGTTCGACCCCGCGGCCCGAGGCCTCGACCACGTGAGCCTGCAGGTCGGCTCGCGCGACGACCTCGTGCGCGCGGCCGCGCTGTTCGAGGAGCGCGGCATCGCCCACGGCGAGGTCATCGACTTCCCCACGGGCATGTCGATCCTCTCCGTGCAGGACCCGGACGACATCAACGTCGAGCTCGTCGTCGCGGGCTGA
- a CDS encoding MarR family winged helix-turn-helix transcriptional regulator — MTTTDPLALESQVCFQAVVAARTVVAVYRPILEPLGLTHTQYLVMLALWERDDRSVSDLGSALQLEPATLTPLLKRLQAAGFVGRARSAADERVVVVSLTEAGRELRGRAVDVPAQAAARTGLTVAELEALRDALDDVVGRLTGALPDGGAA, encoded by the coding sequence ATGACGACGACGGACCCCCTGGCGCTCGAGAGCCAGGTCTGCTTCCAGGCGGTGGTCGCCGCCCGCACGGTCGTGGCGGTCTACCGGCCGATCCTCGAGCCGCTCGGGCTGACGCACACGCAGTACCTCGTGATGCTCGCGCTGTGGGAGCGGGACGACCGCTCGGTCTCGGACCTCGGATCCGCGCTGCAGCTGGAGCCGGCGACGCTGACGCCGCTGCTGAAGCGCCTGCAGGCCGCCGGCTTCGTCGGCCGGGCCAGGAGCGCCGCGGACGAGCGCGTCGTCGTGGTCTCCCTCACGGAGGCCGGCCGTGAGCTCCGCGGCCGCGCCGTGGACGTGCCCGCGCAGGCGGCCGCGCGCACCGGCCTGACCGTCGCCGAGCTCGAGGCGCTGCGCGACGCGCTCGACGACGTGGTGGGGCGGCTCACGGGCGCGCTCCCGGACGGCGGGGCGGCCTGA